The following proteins are co-located in the Halostella salina genome:
- a CDS encoding bifunctional metallophosphatase/5'-nucleotidase: protein MPDRGTSNDSSGSDKSGDRAEGGIDRRRFIATTAAVGVAGVAGCSESSDGGDTTEPSDDETEEPTEEETTEAETTEEPEPAASGEVTFVHDTHVHGSYGDLEGNVNVATYFQLMNQVADEHEHSIKLGSGDDLASSVLSAQFDGKHITDAFNAGGLEFDTFGNHDFDMGPAVTRDRISDSEFQWVSANVRDTESGDVFGAEQGASRYELVEVGDLTVGLTGIINVAAPTITSMGENTEVPGLADPVSETVSDMQDDGADLVVVMSHVAAQAATELAEQVDGIDAIVGDHAATFSEEPQVVNDTVLSFVGDEYEYIGELTLTVEEGERSDHSLTVHETAAAVEEDGLEPHPEVLEVAQGYEEDLSAQLDTVIGETTVPLDARESVVREEESNLGNYITDALRAQGGTDVAIQNGGGIRTDTLYPEGDVTKRLVYSLLPFGNNLVTVEVSGETLTETMEHSASQNDDGGFLQVSGMSYTVDPDASQGDRLTELTVGGEEVDPEATYTMATNNFTATGGDGYTMLQDAPRIIDANEGQLLSVIVANAVEADGTISPEVEGRISIE from the coding sequence ATGCCAGACCGAGGCACAAGCAACGACAGTTCGGGGAGCGACAAGAGCGGGGACCGCGCGGAGGGGGGGATCGACCGTCGTCGGTTTATTGCGACGACTGCGGCCGTCGGCGTCGCCGGGGTTGCCGGCTGCAGCGAATCGTCCGACGGCGGCGACACGACGGAGCCGTCAGACGACGAAACCGAAGAGCCGACCGAGGAGGAGACCACGGAGGCGGAAACCACCGAGGAGCCGGAACCGGCCGCTTCGGGCGAGGTAACGTTCGTTCACGACACGCACGTCCACGGCAGTTACGGGGACCTGGAGGGGAACGTCAACGTCGCCACGTACTTCCAGCTGATGAACCAGGTGGCCGACGAGCACGAGCACTCGATCAAGCTCGGTAGCGGCGATGACCTGGCGTCGTCCGTGCTCTCCGCGCAGTTCGACGGCAAGCACATCACCGACGCGTTCAACGCGGGCGGCCTGGAGTTCGATACGTTCGGCAACCACGACTTCGACATGGGACCGGCGGTGACGCGCGACCGCATCTCCGACAGCGAGTTCCAGTGGGTGAGCGCGAACGTTCGCGACACCGAATCCGGCGACGTGTTCGGCGCGGAGCAGGGCGCGAGCAGGTACGAACTCGTGGAGGTCGGCGACCTCACCGTGGGACTCACGGGGATCATCAACGTCGCCGCCCCGACGATCACCTCGATGGGAGAGAACACGGAGGTCCCGGGGCTCGCGGATCCGGTCAGCGAGACGGTTAGCGACATGCAGGACGACGGGGCCGACCTCGTCGTCGTCATGTCCCACGTCGCAGCGCAGGCGGCCACGGAGCTAGCCGAGCAGGTCGACGGCATCGACGCCATCGTCGGCGACCACGCGGCGACGTTCTCCGAGGAGCCACAGGTCGTCAACGACACGGTACTCTCCTTCGTCGGCGACGAGTACGAGTACATCGGCGAACTCACGCTCACCGTCGAAGAGGGGGAGCGGTCGGACCACAGCCTGACGGTCCACGAAACCGCGGCCGCCGTGGAGGAGGACGGACTCGAACCGCACCCCGAGGTCCTCGAAGTCGCACAGGGGTACGAGGAGGACCTCAGTGCCCAGCTGGACACCGTGATCGGGGAGACGACGGTCCCGCTCGACGCGCGGGAGAGCGTCGTCCGCGAGGAGGAGTCCAACCTGGGGAACTACATCACCGACGCGCTCCGTGCCCAGGGCGGGACTGACGTGGCCATCCAGAACGGCGGTGGCATCCGCACCGACACGCTGTATCCGGAGGGCGACGTGACGAAGCGACTCGTCTACAGCCTGCTTCCGTTCGGGAACAACCTCGTGACCGTCGAGGTGTCCGGCGAGACGTTGACCGAGACGATGGAACACAGCGCCAGTCAGAACGATGACGGTGGGTTCCTTCAGGTGAGCGGGATGTCCTACACTGTTGACCCGGACGCATCGCAGGGCGACAGACTGACCGAGCTGACGGTCGGTGGCGAGGAAGTCGACCCCGAGGCGACGTACACCATGGCGACGAACAACTTCACCGCGACGGGCGGGGACGGCTACACGATGCTGCAGGACGCGCCCAGGATCATCGACGCGAACGAGGGCCAGCTACTGTCCGTCATCGTCGCGAACGCCGTCGAGGCCGACGGCACCATCTCCCCCGAGGTCGAAGGACGCATCTCGATCGAGTAA
- a CDS encoding DUF7405 family protein: protein MTTERGELTRREALRVAVAVGGSAGLSACLELESGSEGGTTGERTTSPSTDGELPDRQHAWNAVLRTDEYGNPRTPRHHVLLLADYTGEGPVGDDDRSGAADAFRELEAAYEWSADGLLFTVGYSPAYFDRYDASLPDAVDLPPPTALAPFEDPALDTPDLLVHLASDRASAVVEAERALFGETDTANGKAVSESLAGVVERVDRRTGFIGAGLPAEHDDADGVPEGAVPEDAPLFMGFKSGFAGNQATEDSVTITEGPFAGGTTQQLSLIRTELDQWYNQDSRWQRVAKMFSAEHAREDLVEGVGENLGDSSLVTETGVADTVEDDAFEEGVVGHTQKTARARDEDGNPRILRRDFATVDDGRTGVHFLSLQERIADFVRTREAMNGTDVANVGGVGTKNNNGILQYITTVRRGNFLVPPRSDRSFPRPQ, encoded by the coding sequence ATGACAACCGAACGCGGTGAACTCACGCGACGGGAGGCGCTTCGGGTCGCCGTGGCCGTCGGCGGGTCGGCGGGACTCTCGGCGTGTCTCGAACTCGAGAGCGGATCCGAGGGCGGAACGACCGGTGAGCGGACCACGAGTCCGTCGACTGACGGTGAGTTACCGGACCGACAGCATGCCTGGAACGCCGTCCTCCGGACCGACGAGTACGGCAATCCCCGAACGCCGCGCCACCACGTCCTCCTGCTGGCGGACTACACCGGGGAGGGACCGGTCGGCGACGACGACCGCTCGGGGGCGGCGGACGCCTTCCGCGAACTGGAGGCCGCGTACGAGTGGTCCGCGGACGGCCTGCTGTTCACCGTCGGCTACTCGCCCGCGTACTTCGACCGGTACGACGCGTCGCTGCCCGACGCCGTCGACCTGCCGCCGCCGACGGCACTCGCCCCCTTCGAGGACCCGGCCCTCGACACCCCGGACCTGCTCGTCCATCTGGCGAGTGACCGAGCCTCGGCGGTGGTGGAGGCCGAACGGGCGCTGTTTGGCGAAACCGACACGGCCAACGGCAAAGCGGTGAGCGAATCGCTCGCGGGAGTGGTGGAGCGCGTCGACCGGCGAACCGGGTTCATCGGGGCCGGGCTCCCGGCGGAACACGACGACGCGGACGGCGTACCCGAGGGGGCGGTCCCCGAGGACGCCCCGCTGTTCATGGGGTTCAAGTCCGGGTTCGCGGGCAATCAGGCGACGGAGGACAGCGTCACGATCACCGAGGGGCCGTTCGCCGGGGGTACGACCCAACAGCTCTCGCTGATCCGCACGGAGCTCGACCAGTGGTACAATCAGGACTCCCGCTGGCAGCGCGTCGCAAAGATGTTCTCCGCCGAGCACGCCAGGGAGGACCTCGTCGAGGGTGTCGGGGAGAACCTCGGCGACTCGTCGCTCGTCACCGAGACCGGCGTCGCCGACACCGTCGAGGACGACGCGTTCGAGGAGGGAGTCGTCGGACACACGCAGAAAACCGCACGCGCACGGGACGAAGACGGCAACCCCCGCATCCTGCGCCGCGACTTCGCAACGGTCGACGACGGGCGGACCGGAGTCCACTTTCTCAGCCTGCAGGAGCGCATCGCGGACTTCGTGCGAACGCGGGAGGCCATGAACGGCACGGACGTGGCGAACGTCGGCGGCGTGGGCACGAAGAACAACAACGGGATCCTGCAGTACATCACGACCGTCCGCCGCGGGAACTTCCTGGTTCCACCCCGCTCGGATCGGTCGTTCCCCCGCCCACAGTGA
- a CDS encoding iron transporter, translating to MTPDKETTRRRFIAASGVAVGTGLAGCSTDGEADAPTERTTDTGTDTATTRPQTETAEPPSDDMPETAVDGDDAIVYIPSHRDGMRMAGMTTVGPYAVSMSYTLLHDFWVLTGQESSYVSIESGRGMHLMASVWDPEYGHVVPLGSPTVEVRAAGSGDLVTEKSLWPMLSQQMGPHFGDNVTFPAEGEYTARLTMDPVSARQIGAYHDRFTESVDVSFDLPFRYDIMQNIRERFMENSGDPGALEPMEMGARPTGALPAPADLPGRHVGVAESADATFAVQVLETAPNGVDSSAPYLAISPRTPYNRYPLPFMGLRATVSDGSRQLFQDTVPSAIHHELGYHYGTPVPDLSMGTDLLLEVGAPPQTARHRGYQTAFMRFDDMSIPLTDAE from the coding sequence ATGACGCCCGACAAGGAAACCACACGCCGAAGGTTCATCGCCGCGAGCGGCGTCGCGGTCGGGACTGGGCTCGCCGGCTGTTCGACGGACGGCGAGGCCGACGCCCCGACGGAACGGACAACCGACACCGGCACGGACACGGCGACGACCCGGCCGCAAACCGAAACGGCGGAGCCGCCGTCGGACGACATGCCTGAGACGGCGGTGGACGGCGACGACGCGATAGTGTACATCCCGTCCCACCGCGACGGGATGCGGATGGCCGGGATGACGACGGTCGGGCCGTACGCGGTGTCGATGTCGTACACGCTGCTCCACGACTTCTGGGTCCTGACCGGGCAGGAGTCGAGTTACGTGTCGATCGAATCGGGACGAGGGATGCATCTCATGGCGAGCGTCTGGGACCCGGAGTACGGGCACGTCGTCCCGCTCGGGAGCCCGACCGTCGAGGTCAGGGCGGCCGGGAGCGGCGACCTGGTCACGGAGAAGTCGCTGTGGCCGATGCTGTCACAGCAGATGGGCCCGCACTTCGGCGACAACGTCACGTTTCCGGCGGAAGGCGAGTACACGGCCCGGCTCACGATGGACCCCGTGTCGGCGCGCCAGATCGGCGCGTATCACGACCGGTTCACCGAATCGGTCGACGTGTCGTTCGACCTGCCGTTCCGGTACGACATCATGCAGAACATTCGGGAACGGTTCATGGAGAACTCCGGCGACCCCGGGGCACTCGAACCCATGGAGATGGGGGCACGCCCCACCGGGGCGTTACCGGCCCCGGCGGATCTCCCCGGCCGCCACGTCGGCGTCGCGGAGAGCGCGGACGCGACCTTCGCGGTTCAGGTGCTGGAGACGGCTCCGAACGGGGTCGACAGTTCGGCTCCGTATCTCGCTATCTCCCCCCGAACTCCCTACAATCGCTACCCGCTCCCGTTCATGGGGCTCCGGGCGACGGTTTCCGACGGGTCCCGGCAGCTCTTCCAGGACACCGTTCCGAGCGCGATCCATCACGAACTGGGGTACCACTACGGCACGCCGGTCCCGGACCTCTCGATGGGAACGGACCTGCTGCTGGAGGTCGGTGCACCGCCACAGACCGCCAGACACCGCGGGTACCAGACCGCATTCATGCGGTTCGACGATATGTCGATCCCGCTCACCGACGCGGAGTGA
- a CDS encoding ADP-ribosylglycohydrolase family protein, whose product MTAEYDPGMIEVEIEDALPTPLFLAPNEREVQYERRQCRDEGKDISGMEERFDELLDAESVSQAELHDLLDDTRDLPIRTDYEYEEPSDLAGIRDARPEGPRRLGDGFDDLDDPYDVIYGGWLGAVAGCFLGKPVQGWSRDKIHKYLKASDQYPLSGYMRSDESLAEEYDIYNTVESSEASESLFVNDVPHMPVDDDIDYVAVGLGILNEHGFDFEPVDVANYWLQNLPAFNTYTAERIAYRNFMNLVTPPESASLRNPYREHVGALIRADMWAYVALGDPEQAAEYAWRDASVSHVKNGIYGEMFAAAMMAAAPFESDPRRLLEVGLSEVPEHCRLADAVTEVIEWYEDGLDYEAAVERIHDRWDESNQFDWVHTISNAEVLAVGLLWGEGDFGDSLSLAVMAGFDTDSHGATLGSVLGLFHGAEALPEDWVEPLNDTVETSLVSYQRQRISDLAEETLELAREASE is encoded by the coding sequence ATGACCGCAGAGTACGATCCGGGGATGATAGAGGTCGAGATCGAGGACGCGCTCCCGACGCCCCTGTTTCTCGCCCCGAACGAACGCGAAGTGCAGTACGAACGCCGCCAGTGCCGTGACGAGGGCAAGGACATCTCGGGGATGGAGGAGCGGTTCGACGAACTACTCGACGCCGAGTCGGTGAGTCAGGCGGAGCTTCACGACCTGCTCGACGACACCCGCGACCTGCCGATCCGGACCGACTACGAGTACGAGGAGCCGTCGGACCTCGCGGGGATCCGGGACGCCCGCCCCGAGGGGCCGCGACGGCTCGGCGACGGGTTCGACGACCTCGACGACCCGTACGACGTGATCTACGGCGGCTGGCTCGGTGCGGTCGCCGGCTGTTTCCTCGGCAAGCCCGTGCAGGGCTGGTCGCGCGACAAGATCCACAAGTATCTGAAAGCGAGCGACCAGTACCCGCTCAGCGGCTACATGCGCTCGGACGAGTCGCTGGCCGAGGAGTACGACATCTACAACACGGTCGAGTCCTCGGAGGCGTCGGAGAGCCTGTTCGTCAACGACGTGCCGCACATGCCCGTCGACGACGACATCGACTACGTCGCGGTCGGACTCGGCATCCTGAACGAGCACGGCTTCGACTTCGAGCCGGTCGACGTGGCGAACTACTGGCTCCAGAACCTGCCGGCGTTCAACACGTACACGGCCGAGCGGATCGCCTACCGGAACTTCATGAACCTCGTGACGCCGCCGGAGTCGGCGTCGCTCCGGAACCCCTACCGCGAGCACGTCGGCGCGCTGATCCGCGCCGACATGTGGGCCTACGTCGCGCTGGGCGACCCCGAACAGGCGGCCGAATACGCGTGGCGGGACGCCTCGGTCAGCCACGTCAAGAACGGCATCTACGGCGAGATGTTCGCGGCCGCGATGATGGCCGCCGCGCCGTTCGAGTCCGACCCCCGCCGGCTGCTGGAGGTCGGCCTCTCGGAGGTGCCCGAGCACTGCCGCCTCGCCGACGCCGTTACGGAGGTCATCGAGTGGTACGAGGACGGACTCGACTACGAGGCGGCCGTCGAGCGGATCCACGACCGCTGGGACGAGAGCAACCAGTTCGACTGGGTCCACACGATCAGCAACGCCGAGGTGCTCGCCGTCGGCCTCCTGTGGGGCGAGGGCGACTTCGGCGACTCGCTCTCCCTGGCGGTTATGGCTGGGTTCGACACCGACTCGCACGGGGCGACCCTCGGGTCGGTCCTCGGCCTGTTCCACGGCGCGGAGGCGCTGCCCGAGGACTGGGTCGAGCCGCTGAACGACACCGTCGAGACGTCGCTCGTCTCCTACCAGCGTCAGCGGATCTCGGACCTGGCCGAGGAGACCCTCGAACTCGCGCGCGAGGCGAGCGAGTAG